A DNA window from Carassius gibelio isolate Cgi1373 ecotype wild population from Czech Republic chromosome A6, carGib1.2-hapl.c, whole genome shotgun sequence contains the following coding sequences:
- the LOC128015286 gene encoding myosin regulatory light polypeptide 9, whose protein sequence is MSSKRAKGKTTKKRPQRATSNVFAMFDQSQIQEFKEAFNMIDQNRDGFIDKEDLHDMLASLGKNPSEDYLDGMMSEAPGPINFTMFLTMFGERLNGTDPEDVIRNAFACFDEEGSGFIHEDHLRELLTTMGDRFTDEDVDELFREAPIDKKGNFNYGEFTRILKHGAKEKDDM, encoded by the exons ATGTCCAGCAAGCGAGCAAAGGGAAAGACCACTAAGAAGAGGCCACAGAGAGCCACTTCAAACGTGTTTGCCATGTTTGACCAGTCACAGATCCAGGAGTTCAAGGAGGCCTTCAACATGATCGACCAGAACCGAGACGGATTCATCGATAAAGAGGATCTCCATGACATGCTGGCCTCTTTGG GTAAGAACCCCTCTGAAGATTACCTGGATGGGATGATGAGTGAAGCTCCAGGGCCCATCAATTTCACCATGTTCCTCACTATGTTTGGAGAACGGCTGAACGGAACCGACCCGGAGGACGTCATCAGGAACGCTTTCGCCTGCTTCGACGAGGAAGGATCCG GTTTCATTCATGAAGACCACCTGCGAGAGCTGCTGACCACCATGGGAGATCGTTTCACAGATGAAGATGTGGACGAACTCTTCAGAGAGGCTCCCATTGACAAAAAGGGCAACTTTAACTACGGCGAATTCACCCGGATTCTCAAACACGGGGCCAAAGAAAAAGATGACATGTAG
- the LOC128015276 gene encoding phosphatidate phosphatase LPIN2-like, which produces MNYVGQLAETVFVTVKELYRGLNPATLTGGIDVIVVRQPDGRYQCSPFHVRFGKLGVLRSKEKVVDIEINGEPVSLHMKLGDNGEAFFVEENEDFETRVPSHLCTSPIPTDVPEVSEVIESLSSAASSSNRRKKRRRKRARSDTHVHEEASSSSDEKESLDQDVLKEESLLAASKSVYYSLSEEPLEEASGAQIRDVHPHSDGECPVNESVFFSRPSSPKSDSELCKPQESPGPHMQWNWGAFPKVCQTERDESDSLRDPPITPSDHAHFRTIHRQAPIDMDSTDSAATVTLVRPEPQIGTSSPVTSEDTRTVVSSSINTQLDSKVTETHVVTFQSTDDDSSQAWTALENTETRYFSFSADRDTQTCDITSSTNTVLETGAASPDTESQETSVSVASKIQTITFGDTETNTVLEAETEVSSITVSRSVGDSERGAGLETAPTNQNADGAGVTPVLESILKSEDPVLLESTKATDSQDKRKVKRNHHLGPSDIYLDDLSRLDPEVAALYFPKSETESSDLVSTQGSDPCPPSGQMSPQSLASANADSGTEYLSDSTTDALDVTMSLCGRGDISQISKEKFMEHLVKYQDFVNNPGIVEDPNLVICINSKYYNWAVAAPMILSVQAFQKTLPKSTIEQLVKDKMPKKSGRWWFSWRRKDLNNIVGSQKPDAEGNQLEASAVIARPSSLKRSVELSSDEDGSVSERKNSEAMNTAQCISQMYRKSLRLTSEQIESLNLREGANTVVFSVTTQYQGTCRCEAAIYLWSYDDKIIISDIDGTITKSDALGHILPQLGKDWTHHGIAKLYHKIHQNGYKFLYCSARAIGMADITKGYLQWVNDQGTVLPKGPVLLAPSSLFSALHREVIEKKPEVFKIACLTDIRDLFSPVTQPFYAAFGNRTNDAYAYKEVGVPETHIFTVNPKGELIQEKTKGNKSSYSHLSELVDHFFPLICKDPTTSFDCPEFSHFSFWREPLPPLDLADLI; this is translated from the exons ATGAACTACGTGGGTCAGCTGGCCGAGACGGTGTTTGTGACCGTGAAGGAACTGTATCGTGGTCTGAATCCGGCCACGCTCACCGGCGGCATCGACGTCATCGTGGTCCGTCAGCCTGATGGGAGATACCAGTGCTCACCGTTTCACGTGCGCTTCGGGAAACTCGGAGTCCTGCGCTCCAAAGAGAAAGTG GTGGATATTGAGATCAATGGAGAGCCTGTGAGCCTTCATATGAAGCTGGGAGATAACGGAGAAGCATTCTTCGTGGAGGAGAACGAGGATTTTGAG ACGAGGGTTCCCTCTCATCTCTGCACCTCTCCGATCCCCACCGATGTCCCAGAAGTGTCCGAGGTGATCGAATCTCTCTCCAGCGCCGCATCTTCCTCCAACCGCCGCAAAAAACGGCGCAGGAAGCGGGCGCGTTCAGACACACATGTGCACGAGGAGGCCAGTTCCTCCTCAGACGAGAAAGAAAGTCTGGACCAGGATGTCCTCAAGGAGGAGTCGCTGTTGGCAGCAAG TAAGTCTGTGTACTACTCGCTGTCAGAGGAGCCCTTGGAGGAAGCGTCTGGAGCTCAGATCAGAGACGTTCATCCTCACTCTGATGGAGAGTGTCCTGTGAATGAGAG TGTGTTCTTCAGCCGTCCATCATCGCCTAAGAGTGATTCAGAGTTGTGTAAGCCGCAGGAGTCTCCAGGGCCTCACATGCAGTGGAACTGGGGCGCTTTTCCCAAG GTGTGTCAAACAGAGAGGGATGAATCTGATTCGCTGCGAGACCCGCCCATCACTCCCTCTGACCACGCCCACTTCCGCACCATCCATCGACAAGCACCCATTGACATGGACAGCACTGACTCTGCAGCGACGGTGACCCTAGTGAGACCCGAACCTCAGATTGGAACGAGCAGCCCTGTTACATCAGAAGACACCCGTACAGTCGTTTCGTCTTCAATTAACACACAGCTAGACTCCAAGGTCACCGAAACACATGTAGTGACCTTTCAGTCCACAGACGATGACTCCTCTCAGGCCTGGACTGCACTGGAAAACACAGAGACCAGATACTTCAGCTTCAGCGCAGACAGAGACACTCAGACGTGTGATATAACCAGCTCTACTAACACAGTCCTCGAGACCGGTGCTGCTAGTCCTGACACAGAGAGCCAAGAAACCTCGGTTTCGGTCGCCTCCAAAATCCAAACCATCACATTCGGTGACACTGAAACAAATACAGTTCTAGAAGCAGAAACCGAGGTAAGCTCAATCACTGTCAGTCGCTCTGTGGGAGACTCAGAGAGGGGGGCGGGGTTAGAGACTGCACCGACCAATCAGAATGCAGACGGTGCTGGAGTGACACCAGTTCTGGAGTCCATCCTCAAATCAGAGGATCCGGTGCTTCTGGAGTCCACGAAAGCGACAGACTCTCAGGACAAGAGGAAAG TCAAGAGGAATCATCACTTGGGACCGTCTGATATCTATCTAGACGACCTCTCCAGGCTGGACCCTGAAGTCGCCGCCCTCTATTTTCCAAAGAG TGAGACCGAGTCGTCGGATCTGGTCTCGACTCAGGGGTCGGATCCGTGTCCTCCCTCGGGTCAGATGTCTCCTCAGTCACTGGCCAGCGCTAACGCAGACAGCGGCACCGAATATCTGTCCGACTCCACCACAGACGCGCTGGACGTCACCATGTCTCTGTGTGGGAGAGGAGACATCAGTCAGATCAGTAAAG AGAAGTTCATGGAGCATCTTGTGAAGTATCAAGACTTTGTCAACAACCCTGGAATCGTTGAAGACCCAAACCTTGTCATCTGCATCAACTCGAA ATATTATAACTGGGCTGTGGCGGCTCCAATGATTCTCTCGGTTCAGGCTTTCCAGAAGACTTTACCAAAG AGCACCATTGAGCAACTAGTCAAAGATAAGATGCCTAAAAAGTCTGGCCGCTGGTGGTTCTCCTGGAGGAGGAAAGATCTGAACAATATTGTG GGAAGTCAAAAGCCTGATGCAGAGGGGAATCAGCTTGAAGCATCTGCTGTTATCGCCAGACCCTCTTCACTGAA GAGGTCTGTTGAACTCTCGAGTGATGAGGACGGCTCTGTCTCCGAGAGGAAGAACAGTGAAGCGATGAACACGGCGCAGTGCATCAGTCAGATGTACCGCAAATCCCTGCGGCTGACCTCTGAACAGATC gagagCCTGAATCTGCGTGAAGGAGCTAATACGGTTGTGTTCAGTGTGACAACACAGTATCAGGGCACCTGTCGCTGTGAAGCCGCTATCTACCTCTGGAGCTACGACGATAAAATCATCATCTCAGACATCGACGGGACCATCACCAA GTCAGATGCTCTGGGGCACATTTTACCACAGCTGGGGAAAGACTGGACTCACCACGGCATCGCCAAACTATATCACAAGATACACCA GAATGGTTATAAGTTCCTGTACTGTTCGGCTCGAGCTATAGGCATGGCAGACATCACTAAGGGTTATTTACAGTGGGTTAATGATCAAGGAACGGTTTTACCCAAAGGACCGGTGCTTCTGGCTCCCAGCAGCCTGTTCTCAGCCTTACACAG ggaGGTGATTGAGAAGAAGCCGGAGGTGTTTAAGATCGCCTGTCTCACTGATATCAGAGATCTGTTCAGTCCCGTCACACAGCCCTTCTACGCCGCCTTCGGCAACAGAACTAAC gATGCATACGCGTATAAAGAGGTGGGTGTTCCTGAGACTCACATCTTCACTGTGAACCCCAAAGGAGAACTCATACAAGAGAAGACCAAAGGAAACAAGTCCTC atacTCTCATCTCAGTGAGCTGGTGGATCACTTCTTCCCCTTGATCTGTAAAGATCCGACCACGTCCTTCGACTGTCCTGAGTTCAGTCACTTCTCCTTCTGGAGAGAGCCTCTGCCTCCGCTGGACCTCGCTGACCTGATCTAA
- the LOC128015281 gene encoding E3 ubiquitin-protein ligase TRIM39-like produces MAHGSPDGCLESDLSCPICLHLFLDPVTLPCTHSFCLVCLETPERDTSSVFDQVLCCPVCGQEHLSPESLPRNIKLKQIVENYRANNISGELQPRAEDEIINDQTSTEDTDVCKSTDSGTSSLLETETSELKSSLNPVISCLQEKLALVDDLVNKEKAREAAVKATHADLRKDVSGVLEEMAELVKTYSTTALKLLEAELKPREDAVGKRVRMLSDLQKQLRAAELQVNTLMDETDDACCIDVEKQVSSVTLDPLQDSSSSQELSKSLMEICEKIEHQNTLLRLGLGSSQRAIRVVLNPSEVTFDPDTIHPNLILSEDLKTVSFSAAKQPYPAGSQRFSSFFQALSSQSFVRGEHLWDFRAEGCAWVVAVCYGDLPRSGSGSGLESSAGSWCLMYCENLLRAYERGKNTPLIRTPSLKRMEIRLSFSTGSLVFYSISDLSGDKTHLHTFKVSFTQPVYLAVRMMSGQPKAHITVN; encoded by the coding sequence ATGGCACACGGCTCTCCTGACGGCTGTTTGGAGTCGGATCTCTCCTGTCCCATCTGTCTCCATCTCTTCCTCGACCCGGTCACTCTTCCCTGCACGCACAGTTTCTGTCTGGTGTGTCTGGAGACACCAGAGAGGGACACGTCATCTGTATTTGATCAAGTACTTTGCTGCCCAGTTTGTGGACAGGAACATCTCAGCCCAGAGTCCCTGCCGAGAAACATCAAGCTGAAACAGATAGTTGAGAACTACAGAGCCAACAACATCAGCGGTGAACTTCAGCCACGTGCAGAAGATGAGATAATTAATGACCAGACATCTACAGAAGACACTGATGTGTGCAAATCAACAGATTCTGGGACAAGCTCTCTGCTGGAGACTGAAACCAGTGAACTGAAATCTAGTCTGAATCCTGTCATCTCTTGTCTTCAAGAAAAACTGGCTCTAGTAGATGATCTGGTGAATAAGGAGAAGGCCAGAGAGGCTGCAGTTAAAGCGACACACGCAGATCTGAGGAAAGATGTGAGCGGTGTATTGGAGGAGATGGCAGAGCTGGTGAAGACCTACAGCACGACTGCTCTGAAGCTTCTGGAGGCCGAGTTGAAGCCCAGAGAAGATGCTGTTGGGAAAAGAGTGCGGATGCTGTCCGACCTCCAGAAGCAACTGAGAGCCGCTGAACTTCAGGTCAACACGTTAATGGACGAGACGGATGACGCATGTTGTATTGATGTGGAGAAGCAGGTTTCCAGCGTGACCCTGGATCCTCTGCAGGACTCCTCCAGCAGTCAGGAGTTATCCAAGAGTTTGATGGAAATCTGTGAGAAGATCGAGCACCAAAATACCTTACTCCGTCTCGGACTGGGATCCTCTCAGCGGGCGATACGCGTCGTTCTCAACCCATCCGAGGTCACCTTCGACCCTGATACCATCCATCCCAACCTAATCTTATCTGAAGACCTCAAAACGGTGTCTTTCAGCGCAGCCAAACAGCCGTATCCGGCCGGATCTCAGAGGTTTTCCAGTTTCTTCCAGGCTTTGAGCTCCCAGAGCTTCGTCCGAGGAGAACATCTCTGGGACTTCCGGGCTGAAGGCTGTGCTTGGGTTGTGGCCGTGTGTTACGGAGATCTGCCCAGATCTGGTTCTGGCAGCGGTCTGGAGAGCAGCGCTGGATCCTGGTGCCTCATGTACTGTGAGAACCTTCTGAGGGCGTACGAGAGAGGAAAGAACACGCCGCTTATACGCACACCGTCTCTGAAGAGGATGGAGATACGCCTCAGCTTCAGCACCGGCTCTTTAGTGTTTTACAGCATCAGCGATTTGAGTGGAGATAAAACTCACCTGCACACTTTTAAagtcagcttcacacagccagtgTATCTGGCTGTAAGGATGATGTCTGGTCAACCTAAAGCACACATCACTGTCAACTAG